A part of Pieris napi chromosome 9, ilPieNapi1.2, whole genome shotgun sequence genomic DNA contains:
- the LOC125052599 gene encoding A-kinase anchor protein 200-like isoform X1: MGAKQSKRSVDISGKEAESAGEVAAAGAGGEGRMEQLADADALKPQANGDAHIHDTLEKEKQIDSGTPENEKDATTEKEVKDQEENEKDKETSVANGESETKENGESTPSPDDGKKNKKEKVKKKWSLRSISFSRKDKPKQEKKQKDEEVKTNGEPEKVPEEAAETTPENAEVEVAAETKPETENKDENTPETPVTEPLTNGSSTPETSKVETPIAEEPKNEDAGDIRPEPKAEVVEPEQLPVNGLSLEETKKVEPEVPVIDSNKSEESKVEITESVPTPESPVKKEVCVDQTPLIEPTPPPLPANPPPSSVASFAATTMAPELTDASLANNADSTESAPADATPVNVENTNTDPTPTDTKICDELETIESPAPLTDVAQTEDAILSEQCSANEVTLDTLPNQDDNDVSTNTVEENVCDVETKSSLVENENVLPAEPETEKPAEAAPLESAETEEIVDEQTPATPEDVTTEISNSEISKMEQDSGICESKETDVDTSIISQNGLNHSSVEAIETECLKAKAKEMIKSAEVMLNGDALTNGERSLHEPEDELLSGPDEETQSFPPPDDLSPEPEIPASPPQEPLLPIADKMAELIPEIPTIPELNTETETTTDVAVAN; the protein is encoded by the exons ATGGGTGCAAAGCAGAGCAAGCGCTCCGTGGACATAAGCGGAAAGGAAGCGGAGAGCGCCGGCGAGGTGGCAGCGGCCGGAGCTGGCGGTGAAGGTCGTATGGAACAATTAGCAGACGCTGATGCGCTGAAGCCACAGGCCAATGGCGATGCCCATATACACGATACCCTT GAAAAAGAAAAGCAAATCGACAGTGGCACCCCAGAGAACGAAAAAGATGCAACGACGGAGAAGGAAGTAAAAGATCAAGAAGAAAACGAAAAAGATAAGGAAACATCCGTGGCGAACGGGGAGAGTGAGACAAAGGAAAACGGAGAGAGTACACCGTCGCCGGACGATGGCAAAAAgaacaaaaaagaaaag GTTAAGAAGAAATGGTCGCTAAGGTCGATCAGTTTCAGCAGAAAGGATAAGCCGAAGCAGGAAAAGAAACAAAAGGATGAAGAGGTGAAAACCAACGGCGAACCAGAGAAAGTTCCTGAAGAG gcGGCTGAGACTACTCCTGAAAACGCAGAAGTAGAAGTTGCTGCTGAAACTAAGcctgaaacagaaaacaaagATGAAAATACACCTGAAACGCCAGTGACAGAGCCACTGACCAATGGAAGCAGCACGCCAGAAACTTCTAAAGTAGAAACTCCTATCGCCGAGGAACCCAAAAATGAGGACGCCGGCGACATCAGGCCGGAACCGAAAGCGGAAGTCGTCGAACCCGAGCAATTGCCTGTAAATGGTCTTTCTCTTGAAGAAACAAAAAAGGTTGAACCCGAAGTTCCAGTTATTGATTCAAACAAGAGCGAGGAGTCTAAAGTAGAAATCACGGAATCGGTGCCTACACCCGAAAGTCCCGTTAAGAAAGAGGTTTGTGTCGATCAAACGCCCTTGATAGAGCCTACGCCACCTCCCCTTCCCGCTAATCCTCCTCCATCGTCCGTGGCTTCCTTTGCCGCAACCACCATGGCTCCTGAACTTACTGATGCTTCTCTCGCTAACAACGCTGATAGTACAGAATCTGCACCCGCCGATGCCACACCCGTTAATGTTGAAAACACAAATACGGACCCTACTCCTACCGACACAAAAATTTGCGACGAACTCGAAACTATTGAATCTCCCGCACCTCTCACCGATGTAGCGCAAACGGAAGACGCAATCTTGTCTGAACAATGTTCGGCCAATGAAGTTACACTGGATACCTTACCGAATCAGGATGATAACGACGTTTCTACCAACACAGTAGAAGAAAATGTCTGTGATGTTGAGACTAAATCTTCCCTCGTGGAAAATGAAAACGTATTACCGGCCGAACCCGAAACTGAAAAACCCGCAGAAGCTGCTCCACTAGAATCCGCGGAGACGGAGGAGATTGTCGACGAACAAACTCCTGCTACTCCCGAAGATGTAACAACAGAAATTAGCAATAGTGAAATCTCAAAAATGGAGCAGGACAGCGGCATTTGCGAATCGAAAGAGACAGACGTCGACACAAGTATTATTTCACAGAATGGCCTAAATCACAGCTCGGTCGAAGCGATCGAAACAGAGTGTTTAAAAGCGAAGGCCAAAGAGATGATCAAAAGTGCGGAAGTAATGTTAAACGGCGACGCGTTGACGAACGGCGAGCGGTCTCTGCATGAGCCCGAGGATGAGCTGCTTTCGGGGCCCGACGAGGAGACGCAGTCGTTCCCGCCGCCAGATGACCTTAGCCCCGAGCCGGAGATACCCGCCTCGCCCCCACAG gagCCCCTACTACCAATTGCCGATAAAATGGCCGAACTCATTCCTGAAATTCCAACTATACCAGAACTAAACACGGAAACG GAGACGACGACCGACGTGGCGGTGGCGAACTAA
- the LOC125052599 gene encoding A-kinase anchor protein 200-like isoform X2, with amino-acid sequence MGAKQSKRSVDISGKEAESAGEVAAAGAGGEGRMEQLADADALKPQANGDAHIHDTLEKEKQIDSGTPENEKDATTEKEVKDQEENEKDKETSVANGESETKENGESTPSPDDGKKNKKEKVKKKWSLRSISFSRKDKPKQEKKQKDEEVKTNGEPEKVPEEAAETTPENAEVEVAAETKPETENKDENTPETPVTEPLTNGSSTPETSKVETPIAEEPKNEDAGDIRPEPKAEVVEPEQLPVNGLSLEETKKVEPEVPVIDSNKSEESKVEITESVPTPESPVKKEEPLLPIADKMAELIPEIPTIPELNTETETTTDVAVAN; translated from the exons ATGGGTGCAAAGCAGAGCAAGCGCTCCGTGGACATAAGCGGAAAGGAAGCGGAGAGCGCCGGCGAGGTGGCAGCGGCCGGAGCTGGCGGTGAAGGTCGTATGGAACAATTAGCAGACGCTGATGCGCTGAAGCCACAGGCCAATGGCGATGCCCATATACACGATACCCTT GAAAAAGAAAAGCAAATCGACAGTGGCACCCCAGAGAACGAAAAAGATGCAACGACGGAGAAGGAAGTAAAAGATCAAGAAGAAAACGAAAAAGATAAGGAAACATCCGTGGCGAACGGGGAGAGTGAGACAAAGGAAAACGGAGAGAGTACACCGTCGCCGGACGATGGCAAAAAgaacaaaaaagaaaag GTTAAGAAGAAATGGTCGCTAAGGTCGATCAGTTTCAGCAGAAAGGATAAGCCGAAGCAGGAAAAGAAACAAAAGGATGAAGAGGTGAAAACCAACGGCGAACCAGAGAAAGTTCCTGAAGAG gcGGCTGAGACTACTCCTGAAAACGCAGAAGTAGAAGTTGCTGCTGAAACTAAGcctgaaacagaaaacaaagATGAAAATACACCTGAAACGCCAGTGACAGAGCCACTGACCAATGGAAGCAGCACGCCAGAAACTTCTAAAGTAGAAACTCCTATCGCCGAGGAACCCAAAAATGAGGACGCCGGCGACATCAGGCCGGAACCGAAAGCGGAAGTCGTCGAACCCGAGCAATTGCCTGTAAATGGTCTTTCTCTTGAAGAAACAAAAAAGGTTGAACCCGAAGTTCCAGTTATTGATTCAAACAAGAGCGAGGAGTCTAAAGTAGAAATCACGGAATCGGTGCCTACACCCGAAAGTCCCGTTAAGAAAGAG gagCCCCTACTACCAATTGCCGATAAAATGGCCGAACTCATTCCTGAAATTCCAACTATACCAGAACTAAACACGGAAACG GAGACGACGACCGACGTGGCGGTGGCGAACTAA
- the LOC125052601 gene encoding transcription factor AP-4 isoform X1, with translation MSLDSNDACLLEVEDYNLYEEDAPDHAIPRSDRHLSGGKTMEAEKRIRREIANSNERRRMQSINAGFQALRTLLPRHEGEKLSKAAILQQTAEYIYSLEQEKTRLLSQNCQLKRLLNQHEGGEIPLKKRKNEIITHVPSIVPDSTEDTINTRSADTVAMVTVSNLLQKKEPDNGELLIQLERERQLRRLLEERLSALEVQIYPEPREVTHAVLQYEETEASECKTEEKEVESPQVVEAPTAPLLEAAIKAEPRVEVEVLPDAAHDQPSRLYLASTSRQNLETIVEAIRHLEGDHLFREETGDAPLALTKKAEVTPPQRPGVIVVKHS, from the exons ATGTCATTAGATAGTAATGATGCTTGTTTGTTAGAAGTGGAAGATTACAACTTATACGAAGAAGACGCGCCAGATCACGCTATCCCAAG aaGTGACAGACACTTATCTGGCGGAAAGACTATGGAGGCAGAAAAAAGAATCAGGCGAGAGATTGCAAACAGCAACGAACGCAGACGTATGCAAAGCATCAATGCTGGTTTTCAGGCTTTGCGAACACTATTACCTAGACACGAAGGAGAAAAACTTAGCAAG GCTGCCATACTGCAACAAACAGCTGAGTACATCTACTCCCTTGAACAAGAAAAGACCAGACTGTTGTCACAGAACTGTCAATTAAAGAGGTTATTGAACCAACATGAAGGGGGTGAAATACCattaaagaaaagaaagaatgAGATCATTACACATGTTCCCTCAATAGTACCAGACTCAACTGAGGACACTATTAACACAAGATCTGCTGATACTGTAGCAATGGTTACAGTTTCAAATTTACTACAAAAGAAGGAACCTGATAATGGCGAGCTGCTGATTCAATTGGAAAGAGAGAGGCAACTAAGACGGTTACTTGAAGAACGTTTGAGTGCTTTAGAAGTTCAGATTTACCCCGAACCAAGAGAAGTTACTCATGCAGTTCTGCAATATGAAGAAACCGAAGCTTCCGAGTGTAAGACAGAGGAAAAAGAGGTtgagtcaccacaagtagttGAAGCTCCAACAGCACCCCTACTGGAAGCTGCTATCAAAGCAGAGCCGCGTGTTGAAGTTGAGGTCCTTCCTGATGCTGCTCATGATCAACCTTCCCGGTTGTATCTGGCTAGTACAAGTCGCCAAAATCTTGAAACAATAGTGGAAGCTATTCGCCATTTGGAAGGAGACCATCTGTTCCGTGAAGAAACAGGCGACGCTCCGCTCGCGCTCACCAAGAAAGCCGAGGTCACTCCGCCACAGAGACCAGGTGTCATCGTCGTCAAACACTCGTGA
- the LOC125052601 gene encoding transcription factor AP-4 isoform X2 encodes MEAEKRIRREIANSNERRRMQSINAGFQALRTLLPRHEGEKLSKAAILQQTAEYIYSLEQEKTRLLSQNCQLKRLLNQHEGGEIPLKKRKNEIITHVPSIVPDSTEDTINTRSADTVAMVTVSNLLQKKEPDNGELLIQLERERQLRRLLEERLSALEVQIYPEPREVTHAVLQYEETEASECKTEEKEVESPQVVEAPTAPLLEAAIKAEPRVEVEVLPDAAHDQPSRLYLASTSRQNLETIVEAIRHLEGDHLFREETGDAPLALTKKAEVTPPQRPGVIVVKHS; translated from the exons ATGGAGGCAGAAAAAAGAATCAGGCGAGAGATTGCAAACAGCAACGAACGCAGACGTATGCAAAGCATCAATGCTGGTTTTCAGGCTTTGCGAACACTATTACCTAGACACGAAGGAGAAAAACTTAGCAAG GCTGCCATACTGCAACAAACAGCTGAGTACATCTACTCCCTTGAACAAGAAAAGACCAGACTGTTGTCACAGAACTGTCAATTAAAGAGGTTATTGAACCAACATGAAGGGGGTGAAATACCattaaagaaaagaaagaatgAGATCATTACACATGTTCCCTCAATAGTACCAGACTCAACTGAGGACACTATTAACACAAGATCTGCTGATACTGTAGCAATGGTTACAGTTTCAAATTTACTACAAAAGAAGGAACCTGATAATGGCGAGCTGCTGATTCAATTGGAAAGAGAGAGGCAACTAAGACGGTTACTTGAAGAACGTTTGAGTGCTTTAGAAGTTCAGATTTACCCCGAACCAAGAGAAGTTACTCATGCAGTTCTGCAATATGAAGAAACCGAAGCTTCCGAGTGTAAGACAGAGGAAAAAGAGGTtgagtcaccacaagtagttGAAGCTCCAACAGCACCCCTACTGGAAGCTGCTATCAAAGCAGAGCCGCGTGTTGAAGTTGAGGTCCTTCCTGATGCTGCTCATGATCAACCTTCCCGGTTGTATCTGGCTAGTACAAGTCGCCAAAATCTTGAAACAATAGTGGAAGCTATTCGCCATTTGGAAGGAGACCATCTGTTCCGTGAAGAAACAGGCGACGCTCCGCTCGCGCTCACCAAGAAAGCCGAGGTCACTCCGCCACAGAGACCAGGTGTCATCGTCGTCAAACACTCGTGA